Proteins found in one Aethina tumida isolate Nest 87 chromosome 1, icAetTumi1.1, whole genome shotgun sequence genomic segment:
- the LOC109609486 gene encoding protein CBFA2T1 isoform X2: MRKGMEPKTIKEENDKESVGYIDTPRTRSAKALAKDRCKTPDSPEGARQATTPLSPSQSSPTRNPVNGSPSPINNGSADSLTPPLPASTALSVNLDPARGLTDQQYAIHGAYINTRQLVKVKRFLSTLVQFGCDIGQDVGERVRSLVLSLVSSNLTIEDFHSSLQDVTNFPLRPFVLPFLRTHLPLLQREIHGLARANKQSALQYVRTHEHIIMDPTHSPSEVAEIFLSSDTQPVSGIKRRPSDSIYENGVNGQQQPDSQDYMPAMKRPAPQNAFMFSHHHNLFLPNMSASVPNSHLFDYGHHHATHQQRLEDNNNSSRGDEEWKNIHVMLNCILSMVEKTKRALTILQQRNNQELTAEWLRKQDVSVDLKKAANEIMAQAVRQTEDRVAEVKRRAEDAVNDVKRQAVIELQKAVAAAESKANELVAAEKAKMEKLLTENIRKHEDATSQAEPGDNSLSPIASSQPAPSQQN; this comes from the exons cTTTGGCGAAGGATCGCTGCAAGACGCCCGACTCGCCCGAGGGCGCCCGCCAAGCCACTACGCCACTGTCACCATCGCAGTCGTCGCCCACGCGAAATCCGGTGAACGGTTCCCCGTCACCAATCAACAACGGCAGCGCGGACAGTTTGACGCCGCCGTTGCCTGCGTCCACGGCCCTGTCGGTCAATTTGGACCCGGCACGGGGCCTCACCGACCAACAGTACGCCATACACGGCGCCTACATCAACACCAGACAGTTGGTGAAGGTGAAGCGGTTCCTGAGCACGTTGGTGCAGTTCGGCTGCGACATCGGACAGGACGTCGGCGAGAGGGTCAGGAGCCTGGTATTGAGTTTAGTT AGTTCAAATTTAACCATAGAAGATTTCCATAGTTCACTACAAGACGTCACAAATTTCCCATTGAGGCCGTTCGTTCTACCATTTCTCCGAACCCATCTTCCTTTACTCCAAAGAGAAATCCATGGATTGGCCCGTGCTAATAAACAG TCAGCCCTTCAGTATGTCCGCACCCACGAGCACATCATAATGGATCCGACCCACTCCCCATCGGAAGTCGCCGAAATATTTCTATCGAGTGACACGCAGCCAGTCAGCGGAATTAAGAGACGACCGTCTGACAG CATATACGAGAATGGTGTCAATGGACAGCAACAACCGGACTCCCAGGATTACATGCCGGCCATGAAGAGACCCGCACCTCAAAACGCCTTCATGTTTTCGCATCATCACAACCTATTTCTGCCCAATATGTCCGCTTCTGTGCCCAATTCCCACTTGTTTGATTATGGCCATCATCATGCGACGCACCAACAAAGATTGGAGGACAACAATAATTCCAGTCGCGGAGATGAAGAATGGAAGAACATACATGTCATGTTGAACTGCATATTGTCCATGGTCGAGAAAACAAAAAG GGCATTAACAATCCTCCAACAAAGAAACAACCAAGAGTTAACGGCGGAGTGGTTAAGAAAACAAGATGTCAGCGTCGATTTGAAGAAAGCAGCCAATGAAATTATGGCTCAGGCGGTGCGACAAACTGAAGATAGAGTGGCCGAGGTGAAAAGAAGAGCTGAAGACGCAGTAAACGATGTAAAAAGACAGGCGGTTATAGAGTTACAAAAAGCCGTTGCTGCTGCTGAGTCAAAGGCTAACGAATTGGTGGCTGCTGAAAAGGCGAAAATGGAGAAGCTTCTTACCG AAAACATAAGAAAGCACGAAGACGCTACCAGCCAGGCGGAACCAGGAGACAACAGCTTGTCCCCCATCGCCTCGTCCCAACCGGCACCTTCGCAACAAAAC tGA
- the LOC109609486 gene encoding protein CBFA2T1 isoform X1 — protein MRKGMEPKTIKEENDKESVGYIDTPRTRSAKALAKDRCKTPDSPEGARQATTPLSPSQSSPTRNPVNGSPSPINNGSADSLTPPLPASTALSVNLDPARGLTDQQYAIHGAYINTRQLVKVKRFLSTLVQFGCDIGQDVGERVRSLVLSLVSSNLTIEDFHSSLQDVTNFPLRPFVLPFLRTHLPLLQREIHGLARANKQSALQYVRTHEHIIMDPTHSPSEVAEIFLSSDTQPVSGIKRRPSDSIYENGVNGQQQPDSQDYMPAMKRPAPQNAFMFSHHHNLFLPNMSASVPNSHLFDYGHHHATHQQRLEDNNNSSRGDEEWKNIHVMLNCILSMVEKTKRALTILQQRNNQELTAEWLRKQDVSVDLKKAANEIMAQAVRQTEDRVAEVKRRAEDAVNDVKRQAVIELQKAVAAAESKANELVAAEKAKMEKLLTENIRKHEDATSQAEPGDNSLSPIASSQPAPSQQNSCWNCGRKAHETCSGCSLARYCGAFCQHKDWENHHQVCSKEKIRPIRAPTPNSTAPAGTPVAAPSDGKFKK, from the exons cTTTGGCGAAGGATCGCTGCAAGACGCCCGACTCGCCCGAGGGCGCCCGCCAAGCCACTACGCCACTGTCACCATCGCAGTCGTCGCCCACGCGAAATCCGGTGAACGGTTCCCCGTCACCAATCAACAACGGCAGCGCGGACAGTTTGACGCCGCCGTTGCCTGCGTCCACGGCCCTGTCGGTCAATTTGGACCCGGCACGGGGCCTCACCGACCAACAGTACGCCATACACGGCGCCTACATCAACACCAGACAGTTGGTGAAGGTGAAGCGGTTCCTGAGCACGTTGGTGCAGTTCGGCTGCGACATCGGACAGGACGTCGGCGAGAGGGTCAGGAGCCTGGTATTGAGTTTAGTT AGTTCAAATTTAACCATAGAAGATTTCCATAGTTCACTACAAGACGTCACAAATTTCCCATTGAGGCCGTTCGTTCTACCATTTCTCCGAACCCATCTTCCTTTACTCCAAAGAGAAATCCATGGATTGGCCCGTGCTAATAAACAG TCAGCCCTTCAGTATGTCCGCACCCACGAGCACATCATAATGGATCCGACCCACTCCCCATCGGAAGTCGCCGAAATATTTCTATCGAGTGACACGCAGCCAGTCAGCGGAATTAAGAGACGACCGTCTGACAG CATATACGAGAATGGTGTCAATGGACAGCAACAACCGGACTCCCAGGATTACATGCCGGCCATGAAGAGACCCGCACCTCAAAACGCCTTCATGTTTTCGCATCATCACAACCTATTTCTGCCCAATATGTCCGCTTCTGTGCCCAATTCCCACTTGTTTGATTATGGCCATCATCATGCGACGCACCAACAAAGATTGGAGGACAACAATAATTCCAGTCGCGGAGATGAAGAATGGAAGAACATACATGTCATGTTGAACTGCATATTGTCCATGGTCGAGAAAACAAAAAG GGCATTAACAATCCTCCAACAAAGAAACAACCAAGAGTTAACGGCGGAGTGGTTAAGAAAACAAGATGTCAGCGTCGATTTGAAGAAAGCAGCCAATGAAATTATGGCTCAGGCGGTGCGACAAACTGAAGATAGAGTGGCCGAGGTGAAAAGAAGAGCTGAAGACGCAGTAAACGATGTAAAAAGACAGGCGGTTATAGAGTTACAAAAAGCCGTTGCTGCTGCTGAGTCAAAGGCTAACGAATTGGTGGCTGCTGAAAAGGCGAAAATGGAGAAGCTTCTTACCG AAAACATAAGAAAGCACGAAGACGCTACCAGCCAGGCGGAACCAGGAGACAACAGCTTGTCCCCCATCGCCTCGTCCCAACCGGCACCTTCGCAACAAAAC TCTTGCTGGAACTGCGGCCGGAAGGCGCACGAGACCTGCTCCGGATGCAGTCTGGCCCGTTACTGCGGCGCGTTCTGCCAGCACAAGGACTGGGAGAACCACCACCAGGTCTGCTCAAAGGAGAAGATCCGCCCGATCAGGGCGCCGACTCCGAATTCAACTGCGCCGGCCGGCACTCCGGTCGCGGCACCGAGCGACGGCAAGTTTAAGAAGTGA
- the LOC109609528 gene encoding nucleolar protein 9 — translation MSAEPQDNKRNNRKRKKSFLKNARKYAKKGHFGRGSHIESDLYQYFVRIMETYREGFDNEEDKLNFANNVFEQTENEEVNCSCNQVGCRVIETLLPFANDAVLARYMKAFGDDLRPICSDRFATHVLEALVIQSTTRSLLPDKPEDVKESYKSFALKISKFLLNNLEDFVWDTYGNHVIRTCLLSLAKIPKEDPKGQTDVNQNEDTDIPDYYAEIVNDYGERLIVWPQFKELCNNELTSGFLQVLMKALKKTNKKLLNKYMKKLLEEIFAPDEPDNNPNTFPPVFLSKSTMMLLETALQVAKSKMYTQIYLKCFQGKLLKLAVTRMTNFSVQKLLANCEEKTEFEPMFDELADHFQEIIEAGHSGVVLSLGQACKKLSAKQGNFVQSLMKCMQCEEEDKLKDFILCMSRFTQYNDMKGKSNENLQKEKLNLHGTLLLQLMLEFNKPIKIVNGLLNMEVNDLKNLFSNSMGSHIVDSFVKSEYVGMKSREKLVRKMRGTYQELASTKYGSRCFEALWNAANLKDKLQILSELVYKDAAWSNSEHGKIISSKINFALYKRNKEEWKNSLNKTDKTELFAEVLN, via the exons ATGTCCGCCGAACCGCAagataataaaagaaacaacCGAAAACGTAAGAAGTCTTTCCTGAAAAATGCCAGGAAGTACGCGAAAAAAGGCCACTTTGGCCGTGGTAGCCACATAGAATCGGATCTGTATCAATATTTCGTTCGTATTATGGAAACGTACCGTGAGGGCTTCGACAACGAGGAGGACAAGC TTAACTTCGCGAACAATGTTTTCGAACAAACCGAAAACGAGGAGGTGAATTGTAGTTGCAATCAAGTAGGCTGTCGCGTGATTGAAACGTTATTGCCCTTTGCGAATGACGCAGTTTTGGCCAGATACATGAAAGCTTTTGGGGATGACCTTCGGCCTATTTGCAGTGATAGATTTGCCACACATGTGTTGGAAGCACTTGTAATACAGTCTACAACAAGATCTTTACTCCCTGACAAACCTGAAGATGTGAAGGAAAGTTATAAATCCTTTGCTTTGAAAATTAGCaagtttttgttaaataatttggagGACTTTGTTTGGGATACATACGGCAATCACGTTATTAGAACTTGTTTGTTAAGTTTAGCTAAAATTCCAAAAGAAGATCCCAAAGGTCAAACAGATGTTAATCAAAATGAAGATACTGATATTCCAGATTATTATGCTGAAATTGTTAATGATTATGGTGAGAGGTTGATAGTCTGGCCACAGTTTAAGGAATTatgtaataatgaattaacttCTGGGTTTTTGCAAGTCTTAATGAAAGCCCTgaagaaaacaaacaaaaagttattaaataaatacatgaaAAAGCTTCTGGAAGAAATTTTTGCTCCTGATGAACCAGACAACAATCCAAACACATTTCCCCCAGTTTTTCTGTCAAAGTCCACAATGATGTTGTTGGAAACTGCTTTGCAAGTTGCCAAGTCTAAAATGTATActcagatttatttaaaatgttttcaaggAAAGTTATTGAAATTGGCAGTCACTAGGATGACAAATTTTTCAGTACAAAAATTGCTGGCAAATTGTGAAGAAAAGACTGAA tttgagCCAATGTTTGATGAACTGGCTGATCATTTTCAAGAAATAATTGAGGCTGGACATTCAGGAGTTGTTTTATCATTAGGACAAGCTTGTAAGAAGTTAAGTGCTAAACAGGGAAATTTTGTACag AGTTTGATGAAATGCATGCAATGTGAAGAAGAAGATAAActgaaagattttattttgtgtatgaGCAGATTTACACAATATAATGACATGAAAGGAAAATCCAATGAAAACCTGCAAAAGGAAAAATTGAATCTACATGGAACCCTGCTTCTACAATTGATGCTTGAGTTTAACAAacccattaaaattgttaatggtTTGCTTAACATGGaagtaaatgatttaaaaaatttgttttcaaacaGCATGGGGAGTCACATTGTTGATTCCTTTGTGAAAAGTGAATATGTTGGGATGAAAAGTCGAGAGAAATTAGTTCGGAAAATGAGG ggTACTTATCAGGAACTTGCGTCAACGAAATATGGATCTAGGTGTTTCGAAGCGCTGTGGAATGCCgctaatttaaaagataagcTTCAAATATTAAGTGAATTGGTTTATAAAGATGCGGCATGGAGTAATTCAGAACATGGAAAAATTATATCtagtaaaatcaattttgcaCTCTACAAAAGGAATAAAGAAGAATGGAAAAACAGCTTGAATAAAACAGATAAAACTGAGCTGTTTGCAGaggttttgaattaa